The following are from one region of the Salvia hispanica cultivar TCC Black 2014 chromosome 1, UniMelb_Shisp_WGS_1.0, whole genome shotgun sequence genome:
- the LOC125204542 gene encoding uncharacterized protein LOC125204542 — protein MEENSAGTEKRSWRKDDFTDLLFSWSLNDIFDEDLYKQQVEKIPEVFESVDHYLSSFDFPLLEEMRAAIATSLETVYKAPFAEVVSFKVTKPDTLLYNVKVDSWRNKISDRGKEPYRTLPNDLVLLSDSKPESVSDLQRIGNMYTFASVVKISEDENGDSSSCEFKLKTTSMAEVVDQKSKSLYVVYLTNITTHKRIWLALRMRQNLKIIEKVLVKSDLTKESCELCPQKFHNEVEEKFRSTLLSKSNESQLGAIRASICKIGCNHHPSVELIWGPPGTGKTSTLSTLLYILLEMNVRTLICAPTNTAITELASRVTALVRNSVKTESGKSLLTCPLGGMLLFGNNDRLKVGSDIQEIFLDYRVDRLTEILVPLTGWMHCVSSMLDFLENCVSHHRIFVENDKIHSRERCNGEAVRSESNSLLDYARDRFKSLAPPLRNCMLTVVTHLPRSFVDNGNHQKIMQLFSLLDSLEKLLFENNGITCMDLETIFMQQIMTGSESFLDTTSLQCVRSQCLFIIKSLQTSLSNLGFPKVFGKSSTEEFCFQKASLVFCTISSAFKLHSVDMEPLQLLVIDEAAQVKECETTIAFQIKDVRHAILVGDEIQLPATVSSKLSEEAGFGRSLFERLSSMGHPKHLLNVQYRMHPAISWFPNANFYQHQILDGPNVQSKSYERSYLPGKMFGPYSFINVRGGREELDDVGVSKRNMVEVAVVVKLVQKLLKAWNSSKENLSIGLVSPYAAQVAAIQDKLRSRYDNLERITVKVKSIDGFQGGEEDIIIISTVRSHRGGSIGFLCSPKRTNVALTRARHCLWILGNERTLCKSDSVWEEIVSDAKNRRCFFNADDDSDIGKTIIDVKKELDQLDDLLSGESTLFENLRWQVLFSENFRKSFQKLRFSNTRKLVINLLLKLGRGWRPRKLNVDWKCDNSSYIIKQFKVDIYYVVCSIDMMKDSIYNQVLKVWDILPMMDTTKLLKRIDSIASMYTDVFINHCNDKLFERNLEVPMSWLRSHDIPRFKNPSSTKSASGESTGSVECRTYVENSKVSESLLLMKFYSLSCGTVNHLLSDNDGKCVDLPFEVTDEEREIVHFTRSSFILGRSGTGKTTILTMKLYKTFQQYCVASRYSVAADDNVSTTDEEEGEDEDDDGNMSISDEVDVEPCHGRSTDPVLHQLFVTVSPKLCHAVKKNVAQMKSIATENNSGDDSFTGMDDVDEVSEFKEIPDTFVGIQQEKYPLIVTFHKFLMMLDGSLGKSYFQRFPLVRDSPQFGDRRSVGLQSFLRNNEVTYDRFSSIYWPHFNAKLKKSLDASRVYTEIISHIKGGPPEGGASDYKRSRQDYISLSESRISTLYVEQREAIYDIFEDYEKMKLERGEFDLADFVSDIHLRLNKEDLAGDKMDFVYIDEVQDLTTRQISLFKYICYNVEEGFMFSGDTAQTIARGIDFRFEDIRSLFYNEFVMGSQNRDLSGKKEKGLISDMFNLSYNFRTHTGVLRLAQSVVDLICHFFPHSIDVLPPETSRIYGESPIVLEPGSDDNLIISIFGHSGKSSGKWVGFGADQVILVRDDLAKKEISEYIGHQALILTIVECKGLEFQDVLLYNFFGSSPLSNQWRVVYSFLNEKDLLSGDSGNSFPSFSQSKHNLLCSELKQLYVAITRTRQRLWICENDVEVSKPMLDYWRKLSLVQVKKIDDSLAEAMKRASTPKEWKSQGIKLFWEKNYEMATMCFEKAGDETWEKRAKASGLRAVADSLRGSNSEEAATVLREAAEIFDSIDRVESAAECFYELGEFERAGRIYWDKCGKSELRKAGECFSLAGKYELAAKVYESGNFLRDCLSACSRGKHFNLGLQYIEQWKQDALSNSVIMDKFTEIDRIVQEFLENCALECHKAKDASLMRFVRAFCSTDSKRNFLRSLDRLEDLLVLEEELGNFNEASEIAKNLGHTLREVDLLEKAGKFNNAGSLAFSYVFSCVLWGSGNRGWPLKSFPQKVELLNGMMSVAQKVSGTYHASIRAQSSFLSYDNKNLSELLHFYNASKQYETPIIEILVVRKLLEVHFQVNATKYEWDHELLLDPRSFSQRIGVNQVSGGSLVYLWNLWKVHSLEILDCLNRLEKNDSIELQGVVGFCFYYFGLRLLDNSSFAFHLLNPEAAWVKPVEGFIRWNKNVATLEVRHCASAASKFWLQELVFVGLKVLEALQRLYVSALSTHCKSMCLLYIFDIAKFFLDSKLFDLNRGDRNKLQGFVDQCTVYFKFHFPLDTRESLSENMISLRETELSRNLLEECVIRNIGEKGELTSGTIGRAVMTMLGNDKLNHGFYDKISERFSNGTPWKSFIEILRGPTASDSTKEAKSGESIGSVSHSPFVQGSSLRCSREALGQALLRALEETYNINWRVYDYISPHCFIYLVERMLILAPHPSGILFTTKSSFVEYLVSMPPDANPKTSLTTHNKSRPDAMINFVCLVVDQFLCNMVVTVEWIKRSSINCNYYLPVLLLRSLMILCELSITWGLSFDIFNQKMSRSDITRHLPKVFYEALRPRRRGYIQFVSAVSTAFKLIGDPLVIVVSGDITHSFSYPDAVLLDLRSFSCRADIMKTLFPRITAASDQPTMVEGNVTEPSGIVTSPVVSNEDKNTVMKSSEMVSATASSSGNGYGNSLINWEKVELEGHTSLITHAIDSAVVDSKEKGDDKNCDGDAEDEDSKTEDSAAVEVESDPSNKGKGKKKQTKKGNSAAEEVKPNHSNKGKGKGKNKGKSKKGKGGKKK, from the exons ATGGAGGAAAACAGTGCGGGAACTGAAAAGCGCTCATGGCGTAAAGATGATTTTACTGATTTGCTGTTTTCGTGGTCCTTGAACGACATTTTTGACGAGGATCTGTACAAACAGCAG GTGGAGAAGATTCCAGAGGTATTTGAAAGTGTGGATCATTATCTTTCATCATTCGATTTCCCTCTGTTAGAAGAAATGCGAGCTGCAATCGCTACTTCCTTGGAGACTGTTTACAAAGCTCCTTTTGCTGAAGTGGTTTCTTTCAAAGTGACAAAACCAGACACACTTCTGTATAATGTTAAAGTTGACAGCTGGAGAAACAAGATTAGTGATCGTGGAAAAGAGCCTTACAGAACATTGCCTAATGATCTTGTACTCCTATCGGATTCAAAACCTGAAAGTGTTTCTGACTTGCAACGCATTGGAAATATGTACACTTTTGCATCCGTAGTTAAAATTTCCGAGGATGAGAATGGTGACAGTTCATCCTGTGAATTCAAACTTAAAACCACAAGCATGGCTGAAGTAGTTGATCAGAAAAGCAAGTCTCTCTATGTGGTATACTTGACTAACATAACCACTCACAAAAGGATATGGTTGGCATTACGAATGCGCCAAAATCTGAAGATCATTGAGAAAGTATTAGTCAAGAGTGACCTG ACCAAGGAAAGTTGTGAATTGTGCCCTCAAAAATTTCACAATGAAGTGGAGGAGAAATTTCGATCAACTTTATTATCCAAGTCAAATGAATCACAACTTGGGGCAATCCGGGCCTCCATATGCAAAATTGGATGCAATCACCATCCATCCGTGGAACTGATATGGGGTCCACCTGGCACTGGCAAGACATCAACTTTGAGTACCTTGCTGTATATTCTCTTGGAAATGAATGTGAGGACCCTCATATGTGCTCCAACGAATACTGCAATTACAGAGTTGGCTTCTCGTGTGACGGCACTCGTGAGAAATTCAGTTAAAACTGAAAGTGGGAAGAGCTTGTTGACTTGTCCTTTAGGAGGCATGCTCCTCTTTGGGAACAATGATCGCCTTAAAGTTGGCTCTGACATCCAGGAAATCTTTTTAGATTACCGGGTTGATAGGCTTACGGAAATCTTAGTACCACTAACTGGCTGGATGCATTGTGTTTCATCCATGcttgattttcttgaaaacTGTGTCTCTCATCATAGGATCTTCGTGGAAAATGACAAGATCCACTCCCGAGAACGTTGCAATGGTGAAGCTGTGCGGTCTGAATCAAACTCACTTCTGGATTATGCTAGAGATCGATTTAAAAGTTTAGCACCGCCTTTGAGAAATTGCATGCTGACAGTCGTCACTCATTTACCAAGAAGTTTTGTTGACAATGGGAACCACCAAAAGATAATgcaacttttttctcttcttgaCTCGCTAGAAAAGTTGCTGTTTGAGAACAATGGCATTACATGTATGGATTTAGAAACTATCTTCATGCAACAAATAATGACCGGTTCTGAATCCTTTCTCGATACAACATCCTTACAATGTGTCAGAAGCCAGTGTCTGTTCATTATAAAATCTCTTCAGACTTCTCTTAGTAATCTTGGCTTTCCAAAAGTATTTGGTAAAAGTTCAACTGAAGAATTTTGCTTCCAGAAAGCTTCACTGGTATTTTGCACTATATCATCCGCATTTAAGCTACATTCGGTTGATATGGAGCCCTTGCAGTTACTGGTTATCGATGAAGCAGCTCAGGTTAAGGAGTGTGAAACAACCATTGCGTTTCAGATTAAAGATGTGAGGCATGCTATCCTGGTTGGGGACGAGATTCAGTTGCCAGCAACTGTATCAAGCAAG CTGTCTGAAGAAGCTGGCTTTGGGAGAAGCTTGTTTGAAAGATTAAGCTCAATGGGACATCCCAAACATCTACTTAATGTGCAGTACAGGATGCATCCGGCAATCAGTTGGTTTCCAAATGCAAATTTTTATCAACACCAGATACTTGATGGACCTAATGTGCAGAGCAAAAGCTACGAACGATCATATCTTCCAGGGAAAATGTTTGGTCCCTATTCGTTTATAAATGTTCGTGGTGGAAGAGAGGAGTTAGATGATGTGGGTGTCAGCAAAAGAAACATGGTTGAGGTCGCCGTGGTTGTGAAGCTAGTCCAGAAACTCCTCAAAG CATGGAATAGCTCAAAGGAAAATCTTAGTATTGGTTTAGTTTCTCCCTATGCTGCCCAAGTTGCAGCAATTCAAGATAAGCTCAGATCTAGATACGATAACCTTGAGAGGATTACAGTTAAGGTGAAGTCAATTGATGGGTTTCAAGGTGGTGAggaagatattataattatatcaacTGTAAGGTCTCACAGAGGTGGTTCCATTGGTTTCTTGTGTAGTCCTAAAAGAACTAATGTTGCATTGACACGAGCCCG TCATTGTCTGTGGATATTAGGAAATGAGAGAACTTTGTGTAAAAGTGATTCAGTGTGGGAAGAAATAGTATCTGATGCCAAGAATCGGCGATGTTTCTTCAATGCTGATGATGATAGCGACATTGGTAAAACTATTATAGATGTGAAAAAGGAGTTGGATCAACTTGATGACCTTTTAAGTGGGGAGAGTACACTTTTCGAAAATTTAAGGTGGCAg GTTTTGTTCAGTGAGAACTTCAGGAAATCATTTCAGAAACTGAGATTTTCAAATACAAGGAAGTTGGTCATTAATTTGTTACTAAAACTCGGAAGAGGTTGGCGGCCTCGGAAATTAAATGTGGACTGGAAATGTGACAACTCTTCATACATCATAAAACAGTTTAAGGTTGATATATACTATGTTGTTTGCTCCATTGACATGATGAAGGACTCCATCTATAACCAAGTTTTGAAAGTGTGGGACATATTGCCTATGATGGACACCACAAAATTGTTGAAAAGAATTGACAGTATAGCTTCTATGTATACTGATGTTTTCATCAACCACTGCAATGACAAGTTATTTGAGAG gaatttGGAGGTACCAATGAGTTGGCTGCGCTCTCATGACATACCACGTTTTAAGAATCCTAGTAGCACAAAATCAGCCTCTGGTGAAAGTACTGGCTCTGTTGAATGCAGAACTTATGTTGAAAACTCAAAAGTTAGTGAAAGCCTGTTGCTGATGAAATTCTACTCTTTGTCATGTGGTACTGTAAACCATTTGCTTTCGGATAATGATGGTAAATGTGTTGATCTCCCATTTGAAGTTACCGATGAGGAGAGGGAAATAGTGCATTTTACTAGAAGCAGTTTCATATTAGGTCGTTCTGGCACTGGGAAGACGACTATTCTAACTATGAAACTGTACAAAACATTTCAGCAGTACTGTGTTGCTTCACGGTATTCTGTGGCAGCTGATGACAATGTGAGTACCACAGATGAAGAGGAAggggaagatgaagatgatgatggcAATATGAGTATCAGTGATGAAGTTGATGTTGAACCGTGCCATGGTAGATCCACAGATCCTGTATTACACCAGCTATTTGTCACCGTTAGCCCAAAACTGTGTCACGCTGTTAAAAAGAATGTAGCTCAGATGAAAAG CATTGCTACTGAAAACAACTCTGGAGATGACAGCTTCACTGGTATGGATGATGTTGATGAAGTTTCTGAATTTAAAGAAATCCCAGATACTTTTGTTGGCATTCAACAGGAAAAATACCCTCTTATCGTTACATTTCACAAGTTTTTGATGATGCTCGATGGCAGTCTGGGAAAGTCATACTTTCAGAGGTTTCCTTTGGTAAGAGATTCCCCTCAATTCGGAGACAGAAGATCAGTAGGGCTCCAATCTTTCTTGAGGAATAATGAGGTTACTTATGATCGGTTTTCTTCGATATATTGGCCCCATTTCAATGCCAAGCTGAAAAAGAGTCTTGATGCTTCAAGAGTGTATACTGAGATAATCTCACATATTAAAGGAGGTCCTCCGGAAGGTGGAGCATCTGATTACAAGCGAAGCAGGCAGGATTACATATCATTATCTGAGAGTAGGATATCCACTTTATATGTGGAACAGAGAGAAgcaatttatgatatttttgaagaCTACGAGAAAATGAAGTTAGAACGTGGTGAATTTGATCTTGCTGATTTTGTGAGTGACATTCATCTCAGGCTCAACAAAGAAGATCTTGCAGGTGATAAAATGGACTTCGTCTACATTGATGAAGTCCAAGATCTTACAACAAGGCAAATATCCCTTTTCAAATACATCTGCTACAATGTTGAGGAAGGGTTTATGTTTTCTGGTGATACAGCACAGACCATTGCCAGAGGGATTGACTTCAGGTTTGAGGATATTAGATCCTTGTTCTATAATGAGTTTGTTATGGGATCTCAAAATCGTGATTTGTCAgggaagaaagagaaaggacTTATATCCGATATGTTTAATTTGTCCTACAATTTCCGTACCCATACTGGAGTACTTAGGTTAGCTCAAAGTGTTGTAGATCTTATATGCCATTTCTTCCCACATTCTATTGATGTACTGCCCCCTGAGACGAGTCGTATATATGGCGAGTCCCCGATTGTTCTCGAGCCTGGAAGTGATGATAACTTgatcatttcaatttttggacATAGCGGAAAGAGTAGTGGAAAATGGGTGGGCTTTGGTGCTGACCAGGTTATTCTAGTACGGGATGATTTAGCAAAGAAGGAAATTTCCGAGTACATTGGTCATCAAGCTCTCATTCTGACTATAGTGGAGTGCAAGGGCCTTGAGTTTCAG GATGTTCTACTGTATAACTTCTTTGGCTCCTCGCCGTTGAGTAACCAATGGAGAGTTGTGTACAGTTTCCTGAATGAAAAAGATCTTCTTTCTGGGGATTCTGGGAATTCCTTCCCGAGTTTTAGCCAGTCAAAGCACAATCTCCTATGCTCTGAGTTGAAGCAATTATATGTGGCGATTACTCGAACAAGGCAAAGATTATGGATTTGTGAAAACGATGTAGAGGTTTCCAAGCCAATGCTTGATTATTGGAGGAAGCTGTCTCTTGTGCAAGTGAAGAAAATAGATGATTCTCTAGCGGAGGCCATGAAGAGGGCTAGCACTCCGAAAGAGTGGAAATCACAGGGTATCAag CTCTTTTGGGAGAAGAACTATGAGATGGCGACAATGTGCTTTGAAAAAGCAGGTGATGAGACTTGGGAGAAAAGGGCTAAGGCCTCTGGACTTCGAGCTGTAGCTGATAGTCTACGCGGTTCAAATTCTGAAGAGGCAGCTACAGTGCTTCGAGAGGCTGCAGAAATATTTGATTCAATCGACCGAGTTGAATCTGCAGCTGAATGTTTCTATGAACTGGGGGAGTTTGAAAGAGCAG GAAGGATCTATTGGGACAAATGTGGTAAGTCAGAACTAAGAAAAGCTGGTGAATGCTTCTCATTAGCTGGAAAATATGAACTTGCTGCAAAAGTTTATGAGAGTGGGAACTTCTTAAGAGACTGCTTATCAGCTTGCTCCAGGGGGAAACATTTTAACCTCGGTTTGCAGTATATTGAGCAGTGGAAGCAGGACGCACTGTCAAACAGTGTAATAATGGATAAATTTACGGAGATTGATAGAATTGTACAAGAGTTTTTGGAAAATTGTGCTTTAGAGTGCCACAAGGCAAAGGATGCATCACTGATGAGGTTTGTTCGAGCCTTCTGTTCCACAGATTCCAAACGAAACTTTCTAAGGTCATTGGATCGCCTTGAAGATCTTCTGGTTCTGGAAGAAGAGTTGGGAAACTTTAATGAGGCTTCTGAGATTGCGAAGAATCTGGGACATACTCTGCGTGAGGTTGATCTGCTGGAAAAGGCAGGGAAATTTAATAATGCTGGTTCATTAGCCTTTTCTTACGTTTTTTCTTGTGTTCTGTGGGGATCTGGAAATCGAGGGTGGCCATTAAAATCATTTCCTCAGAAAGTGGAACTTCTAAACGGAATGATGTCAGTTGCACAAAAGGTTTCTGGAACCTATCATGCATCAATTCGTGCACAGTCCAGCTTTTTGTCTTATGATAACAAGAATTTGTCTGAATTGCTGCATTTTTACAATGCTTCAAAGCAATATGAAACTCCAATTATTGAAATTCTTGTTGTTCGAAAACTTCTAGAAGTACATTTTCAAGTGAATGCCACCAAGTATGAGTGGGACCATGAACTTCTGTTGGATCCAAGGTCGTTTTCTCAGAGAATAGGGGTGAACCAAGTCTCTGGTGGATCACTTGTTTACCTTTGGAACTTGTGGAAGGTACATAGTTTAGAGATATTAGATTGTCTCAACAGACTTGAAAAGAATGATTCCATCGAATTACAAGGTGTTGTCGGCTTCTGTTTTTATTACTTTGGACTGAGGTTGCTTGATAATTCCAGTTTTGCCTTTCACTTGCTGAATCCTGAAGCTGCTTGGGTAAAACCTGTTGAGGGTTTCATTCGTTGGAACAAGAATGTGGCGACTTTAGAAGTTCGTCATTGTGCATCAGCAGCTTCTAAGTTCTGGCTGCAAGAATTAGTTTTTGTTGGACTTAAAGTGTTGGAGGCTCTTCAACGACTTTATGTGTCTGCTTTGTCTACGCACTGCAAAAGTATGTGTCTGCTTTACATTTTTGACATTGCAAAATTCTTCCTGGATTCCAAGTTATTTGATTTGAACCGTGGAGACCGCAATAAGCTACAGGGTTTTGTGGATCAATGCACTGTTTATTTCAAGTTTCATTTTCCTTTGGACACTCGAGAGTCTTTATCAGAAAACATGATATCTTTGAGAGAAACTGAACTCTCCAGGAATTTACTTGAAGAATGTGTTATCAGAAATATTGGCGAAAAGGGGGAACTTACCAGTGGTACGATTGGACGGGCAGTGATGACAATGCTGGGTAATGACAAGCTGAATCATGGCTTCTATGATAAAATTTCTGAAAGGTTTTCAAACGGAACACCTTGGAAGTCATTCATCGAGATTCTGAGGGGACCTACTGCATCAGATTCTACAAAGGAAGCGAAATCTGGTGAGTCTATTGGAAGTGTGTCGCATTCACCATTCGTGCAAGGATCTTCACTTAGGTGCTCAAGGGAAGCTTTGGGTCAAGCACTGCTTAGAGCTTTGGAAGAAACTTATAACATCAATTGGAGGGTGTATGACTATATATCTCCACACTGTTTCATTTATCTTGTGGAAAGAATGTTGATCCTGGCTCCTCATCCAAGCGGCATCTTATTCACAACGAAATCCTCATTTGTTGAATACTTGGTAAGTATGCCACCAGATGCAAATCCTAAAACTAGCTTGACCACGCACAACAAATCTCGTCCTGATGCCATGATCAACTTTGTTTGCCTAGTGGTTGACCAGTTTCTTTGTAACATGGTTGTAACTGTAGAATGGATTAAGAGATCTAGCATCAATTGCAATTATTATCTTCCTGTGCTTCTGCTGAGATCGCTCATGATTCTGTGTGAGTTGTCTATAACATGGGGCTTAAGCTTTGATATATTCAATCAGAAGATGTCTCGATCTGATATTACAAGGCATCTGCCAAAGGTGTTCTACGAAGCTCTTCGACCTAGAAGGCGAGGTTATATTCAATTTGTTTCAGCAGTTTCTACTGCTTTCAAGCTTATTGGTGATCCTCTTGTCATTGTGGTTTCGGGCGACATCACTCACAGCTTCAGTTATCCTGATGCGGTCCTACTCGACTTGAGGTCCTTCTCTTGCAGAGCTGATATCATGAAGACACTGTTTCCTAGGATTACAGCAGCATCTGATCAACCTACTATGGTCGAAGGAAATGTGACCGAGCCTAGCGGTATAGTCACGTCTCCTGTAGTTAGCAATGAAGATAAGAACACTGTCATGAAATCTTCAGAAATGGTCTCAGCGACTGCTTCAAGCTCAGGGAATGGATATGGGAATTCGCTAATAAACTGGGAGAAG GTGGAACTGGAGGGGCATACAAGCTTGATTACTCATGCTATTGATAGTGCAGTTGTCGACTCCAAGGAGAAGGGCGATGACAAAAACTGTGACGGCGATGCTGAAGATGAAGATAGTAAAACAGAGGATTCAGCAGCAGTCGAAGTTGAATCTGATCCCAGCAACAAGGggaaaggaaagaagaagcAGACAAAGAAAGGGAATTCAGCAGCTGAGGAAGTAAAGCCCAATCACAGCAACAAGGGTAAAGGAAAGGGTAAGAATAAAGGCAAGTCaaagaaaggaaaaggagGTAAAAAGAAGTAG
- the LOC125212761 gene encoding uncharacterized CRM domain-containing protein At3g25440, chloroplastic, with protein sequence MAIPVLQSFVRASSLLRCSISFRQILRRQEPIFTLLRQPSPLHSHSISSQQVVWCWQRRCITHGSVNVVISPEGKPKFETHETDPPKKEKWKTKKRLKLQRMKEKQKRKAANKRDPRRLGVKGDKKRKFATAEERIKYKLEQARTKEALLIERLKRYEVAKAQGPMVKPEVLTGEERFYMKKMAQKRSNYVEVGRRGVYGGVILNMHMHWKRHETVEVICKPCKPGEVHEYADEIARLSGGIPIQIIKDNTIIFYRGKNYVQPKVMSPIDTLSKKRALEKSKYEQSLESVRQFIAITEKELELYYRHVALYGGPNDRDPKSILDPPKVIGCPNKTTSLTARELSEDEESPHYLNCEGDAMLSEDLTSCDEGADEN encoded by the exons ATGGCAATACCAGTGCTCCAGTCTTTCGTCAGAGCGTCCTCACTTCTCCGTTGTTCTATCTCTTTCAG GCAAATCCTTCGGAGACAAGAACCCATATTTACTCTCTTGAGGCAACCATCTCCACTGCATTCACACTCAATTAGTTCCCAACAAGTAGTTTGGTGCTGGCAACGGAGGTGCATCACTCATGGGTCAGTAAACGTGGTAATATCACCAGAAGGAAAGCCTAAGTTTGAGACCCACGAAACTGATCCCCCCAAAAAGGAGAAATGGAAGACAAAGAAGAGACTGAAGCTTCAAAGGATGAAAGAGAAGCAAAAGAGAAAGGCTGCCAATAAGAGAGACCCAAGACGGCTTGGAGTCAAAGGCGACAAAAAACGAAAATTTGCCACTGCTGAGGAAAGGATTAAGTACAAGCTTGAACAA GCTAGAACCAAGGAAGCCTTGTTGATTGAAAGGCTGAAAAGGTATGAAGTTGCCAAAGCTCAGGGACCTATGGTTAAACCCGAGGTATTGACTGGCGAGGAGCGATTTTATATGAAGAAAATGGCCCAGAAAAGGTCCAACTATGTTGAAGTGGGAAGAAGAGGAGTCTATGGAGGAGTGATCCTAAATATGCATATGCATTGGAAGAGACACGAAACTGTTGAAGTCATCTGCAAACCTTGCAAGCCAGGTGAAGTGCACGAGTATGCAGATGAAATCGCTAGGCTAAGTGGTGGAATCCCAATCCAAATCATCAAAGATAACACCATAATCTTCTATCGTGGCAAAAACTATGTGCAGCCGAAGGTCATGTCACCAATTGACACACTCTCAAAAAAACGG GCACTGGAGAAATCAAAATACGAACAATCACTCGAGTCTGTGAGACAGTTCATTGCTATTACAGAGAAGGAGCTAGAACTGTACTACCGGCATGTTGCACTCTATGGTGGTCCAAATGACAGAGATCCCAAATCAATCTTGGATCCTCCAAAGGTAATAGGTTGTCCTAATAAAACTACTTCATTGACTGCACGAGAACTATCGGAGGACGAAGAGTCTCCACATTATTTGAATTGTGAAGGTGATGCCATGTTAAGTGAAGATTTGACTTCTTGTGATGAGGGTGCAGATGAGAACTGA
- the LOC125201359 gene encoding fructokinase-2-like, protein MANSGAGQGLIVSFGEMLIDFVPTVSGVSLADAPGFLKAPGGAPANVAIAITRLGGKAAFVGKLGDDEFGQMLAGILKENKVCTEGINFDKGARTALAFVTLRDDGEREFMFYRNPSADMLLKPEELNLNLIKSGKIFHYGSISLIVEPCRSAHMKAMDEAKKAGAFLSYDPNLRLPLWPSAEYAKEQILSIWNKADLIKVSDNELEFLTGNSKIDDESAMSLWHPNLKLLLVTLGDKGCKYYAKNFKGSVPGFGVKAVDTTGAGDSFVGSLLVKIVDDLSIIQDEAKLREVLKYACACGAITTTKKGAIPALPNHSEVLAVLKTGPK, encoded by the exons ATGGCGAACTCAGGTGCCGGCCAGGGACTGATCGTGAGCTTCGGCGAGATGCTGATCGACTTCGTCCCGACGGTCTCCGGCGTCTCGCTGGCGGACGCGCCGGGCTTCCTCAAGGCCCCCGGCGGCGCCCCCGCCAACGTCGCCATCGCCATCACCAGGCTCGGCGGGAAGGCTGCGTTCGTCGGAAAGCTCGGGGACGACGAGTTCGGCCAAATGCTCGCCGGGATCCTCAAGGAGAACAAGGTCTGCACCGAGGGCATCAATTTCGACAAGGGCGCGCGCACCGCCCTCGCGTTCGTCACCCTCCGCGACGACGGCGAGCGCGAGTTCATGTTCTACCGGAATCCCAGCGCTGACATGCTCCTCAAGCCGGAGGAGTTGAATCTCAATCTCATCAAATCT GGCAAGATTTTCCATTATGGATCAATCAGCTTGATTGTGGAGCCATGCAGATCAGCCCACATGAAGGCCATGGATGAGGCAAAGAAAGCTGGGGCCTTTCTCTCATATGATCCCAACCTCCGCCTGCCACTGTGGCCGTCGGCCGAGTATGCCAAGGAGCAGATTTTGAGCATCTGGAACAAGGCGGATTTGATCAAGGTCAGCGACAACGAGCTTGAGTTCCTCACTGGAAACAGCAAGATTGATGATGAATCTGCAATGTCTTTGTGGCACCCCAACTTGAAGCTCCTTTTGGTCACACTTGGAGACAAGGGATGCAAATACTATGCAAAG AACTTCAAAGGATCTGTGCCTGGCTTTGGTGTCAAGGCAGTTGACACCACTGGCGCTGGTGATTCTTTTGTCGGATCCCTCCTCGTAAAGATAGTTGATGATCTTTCTATCATTCAG GATGAAGCGAAGCTGAGGGAAGTGTTGAAATACGCATGTGCTTGTGGCGCCATTACCACAACCAAGAAGGGTGCGATCCCAGCTCTCCCCAACCACTCTGAGGTGCTTGCAGTGCTCAAAACTGGACCAAAATAG